A single region of the Rhodococcus sp. W8901 genome encodes:
- a CDS encoding MarR family winged helix-turn-helix transcriptional regulator: MTDIEYELTLLSRYHALAQQRGGQKLDRSAYLILARLELEPPMSLKELAEAFVLDISTINRQVGALERHGFVERVADPDGGVARKVRPTESGLDRLHLDRDLNRTGIGRVLGGWDVDEIRLLRDMLVRFNRGVEEIEGQPWPRPAAG, translated from the coding sequence ATGACGGACATCGAGTACGAGTTGACGCTGTTGTCGCGCTACCACGCCCTCGCGCAGCAGCGGGGCGGGCAGAAGCTCGACAGGTCCGCGTACCTGATCCTCGCGAGGCTCGAACTGGAACCGCCGATGAGCCTCAAGGAACTGGCGGAGGCGTTCGTGCTGGACATCTCGACGATCAACCGGCAGGTCGGCGCGCTCGAACGCCACGGCTTCGTCGAACGCGTCGCCGACCCGGACGGCGGTGTGGCGCGCAAGGTACGGCCGACGGAGTCAGGGCTGGACCGGCTGCACCTCGACCGCGACCTGAACCGCACCGGGATCGGTCGGGTGCTCGGCGGCTGGGACGTGGACGAGATCCGGCTCCTCAGGGACATGCTCGTCCGGTTCAACCGGGGTGTCGAGGAAATCGAGGGGCAGCCGTGGCCCCGTCCGGCGGCAGGCTAG
- a CDS encoding MFS transporter: MSATVASPSTDTAKSRSSGAIVAILGFCGIVVALMQTLVVPIIPQLPHLLSATPADASWAVTATLLAAAVVTPISGRLGDMFGKKRILVASLLLVVIGSVVCAFANSLIPLIVGRALQGASVGVIPLGISILRDELPPRKVAGAMAIVSATLGVGGAIGLPVAAAVAQVADWHVLFWMSAGLGLLCVALAVIVIPESTVRNPGRFDFVGAVGLSTALILFLLPITKGGTWGWSDPLTLGLLAGSVVVFVAWGFVQLRTARPLVDLRVSARPNVLFTNLASIAIGFSMYGNSLTLPQLLMAPESTGYGLGLSMVTAGIALAPGGLVMMALSPVSAKISAWRGPRFTLMVGSVVVGLGYGFVYFLSSSVWMIVVGGMIIGAGVGLSYASMPALIIGAVPVSETAAANGLNSLMRSVGTSSAAAVISVVLASMTVTLGTATIPSFDAFRATFVIAIVAAVVSLVFAFFIPKATTPGAAGKRHA; this comes from the coding sequence TTGAGTGCAACCGTCGCGTCCCCGTCGACGGACACCGCGAAATCCAGATCCAGCGGCGCCATCGTCGCGATTCTCGGTTTCTGCGGCATCGTCGTCGCCCTTATGCAGACACTGGTCGTTCCGATCATTCCGCAACTGCCGCACCTTCTTTCGGCGACGCCGGCCGACGCTTCGTGGGCGGTCACCGCGACGCTTCTCGCGGCCGCGGTGGTGACACCCATCAGCGGACGCCTCGGCGACATGTTCGGCAAGAAGAGGATTCTGGTCGCGAGCTTGCTGCTCGTCGTGATCGGCTCGGTGGTCTGCGCCTTCGCCAATTCACTGATTCCGTTGATCGTCGGTCGCGCACTGCAGGGCGCGTCGGTCGGTGTGATCCCGCTCGGCATCAGCATCCTGCGAGACGAACTTCCGCCGCGGAAGGTCGCCGGCGCGATGGCCATCGTCAGTGCCACCCTCGGCGTCGGCGGTGCGATCGGGCTACCGGTCGCCGCGGCCGTCGCACAGGTCGCGGACTGGCATGTGCTGTTCTGGATGTCGGCCGGACTCGGGCTCCTGTGTGTCGCGCTCGCCGTGATCGTGATCCCCGAGTCCACGGTCCGCAATCCCGGACGTTTCGACTTCGTCGGCGCCGTCGGATTGAGCACGGCATTGATCCTGTTCCTGCTCCCGATCACCAAGGGCGGAACGTGGGGCTGGAGCGATCCACTGACCCTGGGCCTGCTCGCGGGGTCCGTCGTGGTGTTCGTGGCGTGGGGCTTCGTGCAGCTGCGGACCGCTCGTCCGCTGGTCGACCTGCGCGTGTCCGCACGGCCGAACGTCCTGTTCACGAATCTGGCGTCGATCGCGATCGGCTTCTCGATGTACGGCAATTCGCTGACGCTCCCCCAGCTGCTGATGGCACCGGAGTCCACCGGCTACGGGCTCGGCCTGTCGATGGTCACCGCCGGCATCGCACTGGCGCCGGGCGGTCTCGTGATGATGGCGCTGTCACCCGTGTCCGCGAAGATCTCGGCCTGGCGCGGCCCGCGCTTCACCCTCATGGTGGGCTCGGTCGTGGTCGGCCTGGGCTACGGGTTCGTCTACTTCCTGTCGTCCTCGGTGTGGATGATCGTCGTCGGCGGAATGATCATCGGTGCCGGCGTCGGCCTGTCGTACGCCTCCATGCCGGCCCTCATCATCGGCGCCGTCCCCGTCTCGGAGACCGCGGCGGCCAACGGTCTGAACTCGCTGATGCGGTCGGTCGGCACGTCCAGTGCCGCGGCGGTCATCAGCGTCGTGCTGGCGAGCATGACGGTGACGCTCGGGACGGCGACGATTCCGTCGTTCGACGCCTTCC